The following coding sequences lie in one Gouania willdenowi chromosome 5, fGouWil2.1, whole genome shotgun sequence genomic window:
- the nol8 gene encoding nucleolar protein 8 isoform X1, with translation MRRLYVGGLSHTVTQKDLKDRFGKFGAVEDVELRTRKDEEGVPYKTFGYINIDISDADLKKCLTVLNKSKWKGGTLQIEAAKDSFLDRLAQERQDAATQRLLQPAADDKSHKLLDSLDKAGVKNFTMKAAVPGTEVPGHEDWVVSKFGRVLPILQLRGQKGGKSRTLKYDPSKYCHNIRRLDQKTSDEATPITQLTWEVQGGDDDISKKRRGEFPHYKPPKPKKSRTDVVNSHKAAGGASLKPSVTPADQSESVQLTNRSQNGVGLRPAQERRTRFADSDSEEEIRRLVTAQQTSHDALRQGQEEEGGTLEVVGLDYMTKFGQKGGKEEEDYDSADTDEILASRNPPPQLTPTPPSKEKPAVNDTVRNRKTRTEEMKTGKQKVEEETDVTFRKVLSTQDKEDARKPKPSRKIVVETSYAESGSDEDKDHDSADSESSDSDSSDSDYDAMFSNVTHLEISMADLQKLAEVAQQSETTDDDITAAKNQSDPPEPRSAKKGITPEEILASIMGDNSSDDDGPRKKKRKKKCSKKSQLPAFQGTKVMKEMEKQEDEDGFCKDLNSKETKFKHKVTEDQENQGKTEERASEKMKTVASPQALKTVPSVKTTEHEEDSSSATDEDDQPVSVSTPLSSTSSEEDETEDIVHPPALHRDDEEQRVVTEHPLPRAALAPKEEEERQRKANVRRLAAVQQRQKEAEEHKRLIQGALANLDAPAAGAGKHIVFGSDDDDDEEDDEKEQLTVSEPTPLTKTLFQGSQSEDEETDEAAAKNTKKEKLLKSSGRLLFDGSEDEEDGDEDDGDMFDIKPQFEGRAGQKLMELQSRFGTDERFRMDSRFLEEDGDKDETSETKPSRAEDDEALEEERKKNLSILQSVLGSSEQTCSSKTTSKAKKFRDVSALHYDPSREEHAAFETKTEDVKKESKSARRKKREEAQKLPEVSKEIYYDVSGDLKDVFGQTTKDVAEEEEKINWDQVDEEEPKQEETTTLSSVVSDRPTEEEEESSGFKFSFFGDDAEMEITETAAEYKVESIKVSWQQDPRFHDSSSEEEDEDDADEQEEDEEQSSATCSATTSATNAESKQETTSKVDFFFFFHANDSRLTDGPRLFRRVSELEEQREQWEERRSSLRLEYRKKHKDAKRRLVSSLRS, from the exons ATGCGCCGACTGTACGTGGGCGGGCTCAGCCACACGGTCACACAGAAGGACCTGAAGGATCgatttggaaagtttggagcgGTGGAGGATGTGGAGCTGAGAACCAGGAAGGACGAGGAAG GTGTTCCATACAAAACCTTCGGCTACATCAACATTGACATCTCAGACGCTGACCTGAAGAAAT gtttAACTGTGTTGAACAAATCCAAATGGAAAGGAGGGACGTTGCAGATTGAAGCGGCTAAAGACAGTTTCCTGGACAG ACTGGCTCAGGAGCGACAGGACGCAGCGACGCAGCGTCTCCTCCAGCCTGCAGCTGATGATAAGAGCCACAAGCTTCTGGACTCGCTGGACAAAGCTGGAGTGAAGAACTTCACCATGAAAGCAGCCGTACCAGGGACGGAAGTTCCAGGACACGAG GACTGGGTGGTGAGTAAATTTGGGCGAGTCCTTCCCATCCTGCAGCTCAGGGGTCAGAAAGGCGGCAAAAGTCGAACACTAAAGTACGACCCATCCAAGTACTGCCACAACATCCGTAGATTGGACCAAAAGACTTCAGACGAGGCCACACCCATCACTCAGCTCACCTGGGAGGTGCAGGGCGGGGACGATGACATCAGCAAGAAGAGACGGGGCGAGTTTCCACATTATAAACCACCAAAACCAAAGAAGAGTCGAACAGATGTGGTCAACTCCCACAAAGCTGCGGGTGGAGCCAG TCTGAAGCCGTCCGTCACTCCAGCTGATCAAAGTGAAAGCGTTCAGCTCACCAACAGATCCCAGAACGGCGTCGGCCTCAGACCAGCTCAGGAGCGGCGGACGCGTTTCGCAGACAGCGACTCGGAGGAGGAAATCCGTCGCCTAGTGACGGCTCAGCAGACATCCCATGATGCACTGCGACAGGGGCAGGAAGAGGAAGGAGGAACCCTGGAAGTGGTCGGACTCGATTACATGACGAAGTTCGGACAAAAAG GTGGGAAAGAGGAGGAAGATTACGACTCTGCAGACACAGATGAAATCTTGGCATCAAGGAATCCTCCTCCTCAGCTCACACCAACGCCTCCATCAAAAGAAAAGCCTGCAGTAAACGACACGGTGCGGAACAGAAAGACGAGAACGGAGGAAATGAAAACTGGAAAGCAGAAGGTTGAGGAAGAAACCGACGTCACCTTCAGAAAAGTTCTCTCCACTCAAGATAAAGAAGATGCAAGGAAACCAAAACCAAGCAGGAAGATTGTGGTAGAAACGTCCTACGCTGAATCGGGAAGTGACGAGGACAAAGATCATGACTCTGCAGATTCTGAGTCGTCAGATTCTGATTCGTCAGATTCTGATTATGACGCCATGTTTTCAAACGTCACTCATCTGGAGATCTCTATGGCCGACTTACAGAAGCTAGCCGAAGTCGCTCAGCAGAGTGAGACGACGGACGATGACATCACAGCAGCCAAGAACCAATCGGATCCACCCGAGCCACGTAGTGCAAAGAAAGGCATCACGCCTGAGGAGATCCTCGCCTCCATCATGGGCGACAACAGCAGCGACGACGACGGGCccaggaagaagaagagaaaaaagaaatgctCCAAGAAGTCCCAGCTTCCTGCTTTCCAGGGGACGAAGGTGATGAAGGAGATGGAGAAACAGGAAGACGAGGATGGATTTTGCAAAGATCTGAACTCTAAAGAGACAAAGTTTAAGCATAAAGTAACAGAGGACCAAGAAAACCAAGGAAAGACTGAGGAAAGGGCGTCAGAAAAGATGAAGACCGTAGCTTCTCCTCAAGCCTTAAAAACTGTTCCAAGTGTAAAAACAACAGAGCATGAGGAGGATTCTTCATCAGCGACTGATGAAGATGATCAGCCTGTCTCTGTATCAACACCTTTGTCCTCTACTTCCTCCGAGGAAGACGAGACAGAAGACATTGTTCATCCTCCGGCTCTTCAccgtgatgatgaagagcagcGGGTGGTCACAGAGCATCCTCTTCCTCGGGCAGCGTTGGCGccaaaggaggaagaggagcggCAGAGGAAGGCCAATGTGAGGCGACTGGCTGCTGTGCAACAGAGACAGAAAGAGGCCGAAGAGCACAAGAGGCTCATCCAGGGAGCGCTGGCCAACCTG GACGCTCCAGCAGCAGGAGCAGGTAAACACATCGTCTTCggctctgatgatgatgatgatgaagaggacgaTGAAAAGGAGCAGCTGACTGTTTCGGAGCCAACGCCACTGACGAAGACGCTGTTCCagggcagccaatcagaggacgAGGAGACAGACGAAGCAGCAGCAAAGAACACAAAGAAAGAA aagcTTCTGAAGTCGTCGGGCCGTTTGCTCTTTGATGGCAGCGAGGATGAGGAAGATGGTGACGAAGACGATGGCGACATGTTCGACATCAAGCCTCAGTTTGAAGGACGAGCTGGACAAAAG ctgaTGGAGTTGCAGTCTCGCTTCGGGACGGACGAACGTTTCAGGATGGACTCTCGCTTCCTGGAAGAGGACGGAGACAAAGACGAGACGTCAG AGACAAAACCGAGTCGGGCCGAGGATGACGAGGCtctggaggaggagaggaagaaGAACCTTTCCATCCTGCAGAGCGTTCTCGGCAGCAGCGAGCAAACCTGTAGCAGCAAAACAACCAGCAAAGCCAAGAAGTTCAG agaCGTGTCGGCGCTGCATTACGACCCCAGCAGAGAAGAACACGCCGCGTTTGAGACAAAAACAGAGGATGTCAAAAAAGAAAG CAAATCGGCGAGGAGGAAGAAAAGAGAAGAGGCTCAGAAACTTCCAGAAGTGTCTAAAGAGATTTATTACGACGTGTCGGGTGACCTGAAGGATGTGTTCGGTCAAACAACGAAAGACGTcgcagaggaagaggagaaaatCAACTGGGACCAAGTGGACGAAGAGGAGCCGAAACAGGAAGAGACGACGACTCTTTCCTCTGTCGTGTCTGATCGTCCTacggaggaggaagaggaaagctCGGGATTTAAATTCTCCTTCTTTGGAGATGACGCTGAGATGGAAATAACAGAAACTG CAGCAGAGTACAAAGTGGAGAGCATCAAGGTGTCATGGCAACAAGACCCACGTTTCCATGACAGCAGCTCCGAAgaagaggatgaggatgatGCTGATGAGcaggaggaagatgaagagCAAAGCAGTGCGACTTGTAGCGCAACGACAAGCGCCACAAACGCAGA AAGCAAACAGGAAACAACATCTAAAGttgatttcttcttcttcttccacgcCAATGACAGCAGATTGACGG ACGGTCCTCGGTTGTTTCGCCGTGTGTCTGAGCTGGAGGAGCAGAGAGAGCAGTGGGAAGAACGGAGGAGCTCACTCAGACTG GAGTATCGCAAGAAACACAAGGATGCCAAAAGGAGGTTGGTGTCCTCCCTGAGGAGCTGA
- the nol8 gene encoding nucleolar protein 8 isoform X2, whose translation MRRLYVGGLSHTVTQKDLKDRFGKFGAVEDVELRTRKDEEGVPYKTFGYINIDISDADLKKCLTVLNKSKWKGGTLQIEAAKDSFLDRLAQERQDAATQRLLQPAADDKSHKLLDSLDKAGVKNFTMKAAVPGTEVPGHEDWVVSKFGRVLPILQLRGQKGGKSRTLKYDPSKYCHNIRRLDQKTSDEATPITQLTWEVQGGDDDISKKRRGEFPHYKPPKPKKSRTDVVNSHKAAGGASLKPSVTPADQSESVQLTNRSQNGVGLRPAQERRTRFADSDSEEEIRRLVTAQQTSHDALRQGQEEEGGTLEVVGLDYMTKFGQKGGKEEEDYDSADTDEILASRNPPPQLTPTPPSKEKPAVNDTVRNRKTRTEEMKTGKQKVEEETDVTFRKVLSTQDKEDARKPKPSRKIVVETSYAESGSDEDKDHDSADSESSDSDSSDSDYDAMFSNVTHLEISMADLQKLAEVAQQSETTDDDITAAKNQSDPPEPRSAKKGITPEEILASIMGDNSSDDDGPRKKKRKKKCSKKSQLPAFQGTKVMKEMEKQEDEDGFCKDLNSKETKFKHKVTEDQENQGKTEERASEKMKTVASPQALKTVPSVKTTEHEEDSSSATDEDDQPVSVSTPLSSTSSEEDETEDIVHPPALHRDDEEQRVVTEHPLPRAALAPKEEEERQRKANVRRLAAVQQRQKEAEEHKRLIQGALANLDAPAAGAGKHIVFGSDDDDDEEDDEKEQLTVSEPTPLTKTLFQGSQSEDEETDEAAAKNTKKEKLLKSSGRLLFDGSEDEEDGDEDDGDMFDIKPQFEGRAGQKLMELQSRFGTDERFRMDSRFLEEDGDKDETSETKPSRAEDDEALEEERKKNLSILQSVLGSSEQTCSSKTTSKAKKFRDVSALHYDPSREEHAAFETKTEDVKKESKSARRKKREEAQKLPEVSKEIYYDVSGDLKDVFGQTTKDVAEEEEKINWDQVDEEEPKQEETTTLSSVVSDRPTEEEEESSGFKFSFFGDDAEMEITETAEYKVESIKVSWQQDPRFHDSSSEEEDEDDADEQEEDEEQSSATCSATTSATNAESKQETTSKVDFFFFFHANDSRLTDGPRLFRRVSELEEQREQWEERRSSLRLEYRKKHKDAKRRLVSSLRS comes from the exons ATGCGCCGACTGTACGTGGGCGGGCTCAGCCACACGGTCACACAGAAGGACCTGAAGGATCgatttggaaagtttggagcgGTGGAGGATGTGGAGCTGAGAACCAGGAAGGACGAGGAAG GTGTTCCATACAAAACCTTCGGCTACATCAACATTGACATCTCAGACGCTGACCTGAAGAAAT gtttAACTGTGTTGAACAAATCCAAATGGAAAGGAGGGACGTTGCAGATTGAAGCGGCTAAAGACAGTTTCCTGGACAG ACTGGCTCAGGAGCGACAGGACGCAGCGACGCAGCGTCTCCTCCAGCCTGCAGCTGATGATAAGAGCCACAAGCTTCTGGACTCGCTGGACAAAGCTGGAGTGAAGAACTTCACCATGAAAGCAGCCGTACCAGGGACGGAAGTTCCAGGACACGAG GACTGGGTGGTGAGTAAATTTGGGCGAGTCCTTCCCATCCTGCAGCTCAGGGGTCAGAAAGGCGGCAAAAGTCGAACACTAAAGTACGACCCATCCAAGTACTGCCACAACATCCGTAGATTGGACCAAAAGACTTCAGACGAGGCCACACCCATCACTCAGCTCACCTGGGAGGTGCAGGGCGGGGACGATGACATCAGCAAGAAGAGACGGGGCGAGTTTCCACATTATAAACCACCAAAACCAAAGAAGAGTCGAACAGATGTGGTCAACTCCCACAAAGCTGCGGGTGGAGCCAG TCTGAAGCCGTCCGTCACTCCAGCTGATCAAAGTGAAAGCGTTCAGCTCACCAACAGATCCCAGAACGGCGTCGGCCTCAGACCAGCTCAGGAGCGGCGGACGCGTTTCGCAGACAGCGACTCGGAGGAGGAAATCCGTCGCCTAGTGACGGCTCAGCAGACATCCCATGATGCACTGCGACAGGGGCAGGAAGAGGAAGGAGGAACCCTGGAAGTGGTCGGACTCGATTACATGACGAAGTTCGGACAAAAAG GTGGGAAAGAGGAGGAAGATTACGACTCTGCAGACACAGATGAAATCTTGGCATCAAGGAATCCTCCTCCTCAGCTCACACCAACGCCTCCATCAAAAGAAAAGCCTGCAGTAAACGACACGGTGCGGAACAGAAAGACGAGAACGGAGGAAATGAAAACTGGAAAGCAGAAGGTTGAGGAAGAAACCGACGTCACCTTCAGAAAAGTTCTCTCCACTCAAGATAAAGAAGATGCAAGGAAACCAAAACCAAGCAGGAAGATTGTGGTAGAAACGTCCTACGCTGAATCGGGAAGTGACGAGGACAAAGATCATGACTCTGCAGATTCTGAGTCGTCAGATTCTGATTCGTCAGATTCTGATTATGACGCCATGTTTTCAAACGTCACTCATCTGGAGATCTCTATGGCCGACTTACAGAAGCTAGCCGAAGTCGCTCAGCAGAGTGAGACGACGGACGATGACATCACAGCAGCCAAGAACCAATCGGATCCACCCGAGCCACGTAGTGCAAAGAAAGGCATCACGCCTGAGGAGATCCTCGCCTCCATCATGGGCGACAACAGCAGCGACGACGACGGGCccaggaagaagaagagaaaaaagaaatgctCCAAGAAGTCCCAGCTTCCTGCTTTCCAGGGGACGAAGGTGATGAAGGAGATGGAGAAACAGGAAGACGAGGATGGATTTTGCAAAGATCTGAACTCTAAAGAGACAAAGTTTAAGCATAAAGTAACAGAGGACCAAGAAAACCAAGGAAAGACTGAGGAAAGGGCGTCAGAAAAGATGAAGACCGTAGCTTCTCCTCAAGCCTTAAAAACTGTTCCAAGTGTAAAAACAACAGAGCATGAGGAGGATTCTTCATCAGCGACTGATGAAGATGATCAGCCTGTCTCTGTATCAACACCTTTGTCCTCTACTTCCTCCGAGGAAGACGAGACAGAAGACATTGTTCATCCTCCGGCTCTTCAccgtgatgatgaagagcagcGGGTGGTCACAGAGCATCCTCTTCCTCGGGCAGCGTTGGCGccaaaggaggaagaggagcggCAGAGGAAGGCCAATGTGAGGCGACTGGCTGCTGTGCAACAGAGACAGAAAGAGGCCGAAGAGCACAAGAGGCTCATCCAGGGAGCGCTGGCCAACCTG GACGCTCCAGCAGCAGGAGCAGGTAAACACATCGTCTTCggctctgatgatgatgatgatgaagaggacgaTGAAAAGGAGCAGCTGACTGTTTCGGAGCCAACGCCACTGACGAAGACGCTGTTCCagggcagccaatcagaggacgAGGAGACAGACGAAGCAGCAGCAAAGAACACAAAGAAAGAA aagcTTCTGAAGTCGTCGGGCCGTTTGCTCTTTGATGGCAGCGAGGATGAGGAAGATGGTGACGAAGACGATGGCGACATGTTCGACATCAAGCCTCAGTTTGAAGGACGAGCTGGACAAAAG ctgaTGGAGTTGCAGTCTCGCTTCGGGACGGACGAACGTTTCAGGATGGACTCTCGCTTCCTGGAAGAGGACGGAGACAAAGACGAGACGTCAG AGACAAAACCGAGTCGGGCCGAGGATGACGAGGCtctggaggaggagaggaagaaGAACCTTTCCATCCTGCAGAGCGTTCTCGGCAGCAGCGAGCAAACCTGTAGCAGCAAAACAACCAGCAAAGCCAAGAAGTTCAG agaCGTGTCGGCGCTGCATTACGACCCCAGCAGAGAAGAACACGCCGCGTTTGAGACAAAAACAGAGGATGTCAAAAAAGAAAG CAAATCGGCGAGGAGGAAGAAAAGAGAAGAGGCTCAGAAACTTCCAGAAGTGTCTAAAGAGATTTATTACGACGTGTCGGGTGACCTGAAGGATGTGTTCGGTCAAACAACGAAAGACGTcgcagaggaagaggagaaaatCAACTGGGACCAAGTGGACGAAGAGGAGCCGAAACAGGAAGAGACGACGACTCTTTCCTCTGTCGTGTCTGATCGTCCTacggaggaggaagaggaaagctCGGGATTTAAATTCTCCTTCTTTGGAGATGACGCTGAGATGGAAATAACAGAAACTG CAGAGTACAAAGTGGAGAGCATCAAGGTGTCATGGCAACAAGACCCACGTTTCCATGACAGCAGCTCCGAAgaagaggatgaggatgatGCTGATGAGcaggaggaagatgaagagCAAAGCAGTGCGACTTGTAGCGCAACGACAAGCGCCACAAACGCAGA AAGCAAACAGGAAACAACATCTAAAGttgatttcttcttcttcttccacgcCAATGACAGCAGATTGACGG ACGGTCCTCGGTTGTTTCGCCGTGTGTCTGAGCTGGAGGAGCAGAGAGAGCAGTGGGAAGAACGGAGGAGCTCACTCAGACTG GAGTATCGCAAGAAACACAAGGATGCCAAAAGGAGGTTGGTGTCCTCCCTGAGGAGCTGA